In one Massilia endophytica genomic region, the following are encoded:
- a CDS encoding IclR family transcriptional regulator has translation MDDMETFDEDKDRQFVNALARGLELLRCFRPGEVFLSNAELARRCSLAKPTVTRLTYTLTRLGYLHYSEAQGKYQLGPGVLALGYRMLSTLDLRAMARPLMAELAEYAQASVSLGARDRLKMVYLETCRSSANVTLRLDVGSRIPLATTAMGKALLCALPQPERDYLMDHMRRKDKELWPKVKAGIEQGFRDYQDRGFTISAGEWQNDVHAVGVPVLDVNGEQLMAFNCGGPAFLLPRERLEEDLGPRLARLARTIDSNLGRI, from the coding sequence ATGGACGACATGGAAACGTTCGACGAAGACAAGGACCGGCAGTTCGTCAACGCGCTGGCGCGGGGGCTGGAACTGCTGCGCTGCTTCCGTCCCGGCGAAGTCTTCCTGTCCAACGCCGAACTGGCGCGGCGCTGCTCCCTTGCCAAGCCCACCGTGACGCGCCTGACCTATACCCTCACCCGCCTGGGCTACCTGCACTACTCGGAAGCGCAGGGAAAATACCAGCTCGGGCCGGGCGTGCTGGCACTGGGCTACCGCATGCTTTCCACCCTCGACCTGCGCGCCATGGCCCGGCCGCTGATGGCCGAACTGGCCGAATATGCGCAGGCTTCGGTATCGCTCGGCGCGCGCGACCGTCTCAAGATGGTCTACCTGGAGACCTGCCGCAGCAGCGCCAACGTCACGCTGCGGCTGGATGTCGGCTCGCGCATTCCGCTCGCCACCACCGCCATGGGCAAGGCCCTCCTGTGCGCCCTGCCCCAGCCGGAGCGCGACTACCTGATGGACCATATGCGCCGCAAGGACAAGGAGCTCTGGCCGAAGGTGAAGGCGGGTATCGAACAGGGCTTCCGCGACTACCAGGACCGCGGCTTCACCATCTCCGCTGGCGAATGGCAGAACGACGTGCATGCCGTGGGCGTACCGGTGCTGGACGTGAACGGCGAACAGCTCATGGCCTTCAACTGCGGCGGACCCGCCTTCCTGCTGCCGCGCGAACGGCTGGAGGAAGACCTGGGACCGCGCCTCGCCAGGCTGGCGAGGACTATCGACAGCAATCTGGGAAGAATATGA
- a CDS encoding acyl-CoA dehydrogenase family protein — MIRDEETLNLLLDSIRRFVREVLVPNEQEVADSDEIPPAVVAQMRELGLFGLSIPEAYGGLALTMEEEVRVAFEIARTSPAFRSLIGTNNGIGSQGIVIDGTEEQKQRYLPRLAAGEIIGSFALTEPESGSDAASLRTSAVRDGDYYVLNGTKRFITNAPEAGIYTVMARTDPAKRGAGAISAFIVERGTPGLSLGKTDRKMGQRGAHTCDVIFENCRVPAANLIGGKEGVGFKTAMKVLDKGRLHIAAVCVGAAERMLEDALAYAMERRQFGQPIADFQLIQAMLADSKTEIYAAKCMVLDAARRRDLGEDVSTEASCCKLFASEMCGRVADRSVQIHGGAGYVSDYAAERFYRDVRLFRIYEGTSQIQQLVIARNMIKAAQP, encoded by the coding sequence ATGATCCGCGACGAAGAAACCCTCAATCTCCTGCTCGACAGCATCCGCCGCTTCGTGCGCGAAGTGCTGGTGCCGAATGAACAGGAGGTGGCCGACAGCGACGAGATTCCGCCCGCCGTGGTGGCGCAGATGCGCGAACTGGGCCTCTTCGGCCTTTCCATTCCGGAAGCCTACGGAGGCCTGGCGCTAACGATGGAAGAAGAAGTGCGCGTGGCCTTCGAGATCGCGCGCACCTCGCCCGCCTTCCGCTCCCTGATCGGCACCAACAACGGCATCGGCTCGCAGGGCATTGTCATCGACGGTACAGAGGAACAGAAACAGCGCTATCTGCCGCGCCTTGCTGCGGGGGAGATCATCGGTTCCTTTGCGCTCACCGAGCCGGAGTCGGGCTCGGACGCCGCCTCGCTGCGCACCAGCGCAGTACGCGATGGCGATTACTACGTCCTGAACGGCACCAAGCGCTTCATCACCAATGCGCCGGAAGCGGGCATCTATACCGTGATGGCCCGCACCGACCCGGCAAAGCGCGGCGCAGGCGCCATTTCCGCCTTCATCGTGGAACGCGGCACGCCCGGCCTATCACTGGGCAAAACGGACCGCAAGATGGGCCAGCGCGGCGCGCACACCTGCGACGTGATCTTCGAAAACTGCCGCGTCCCTGCGGCCAACCTTATCGGCGGCAAGGAAGGCGTGGGCTTCAAGACGGCCATGAAGGTGCTGGACAAGGGACGCCTGCACATTGCGGCCGTCTGCGTGGGCGCGGCCGAACGGATGCTGGAAGATGCGCTGGCCTACGCCATGGAGCGCCGCCAGTTCGGCCAGCCGATTGCGGACTTCCAGCTGATCCAGGCGATGCTGGCCGACAGCAAGACCGAGATCTACGCAGCGAAATGCATGGTGCTGGACGCGGCGCGCCGCCGCGACCTGGGCGAGGACGTGAGCACGGAAGCCTCCTGCTGCAAGCTGTTCGCCTCCGAAATGTGCGGCCGCGTGGCAGACCGCTCGGTGCAGATCCACGGCGGGGCGGGCTACGTGTCCGACTACGCGGCCGAACGCTTCTACCGCGACGTGCGCCTCTTCCGCATCTACGAGGGCACCAGCCAGATCCAGCAGCTGGTCATTGCCCGCAACATGATCAAGGCGGCGCAACCGTGA
- a CDS encoding class I adenylate-forming enzyme family protein codes for MIDLQALPARISAIPCRWAEVAPHAPALHEDGRTVSYAELWAAIQATAEGLRAQGIRPGDRLMLVSENCAAQVALIFAASLCDAWIVLVNARLSAREVDQIRSHSGARRVVYTSAVSAEARAHGERHGALSGAAPFGGSWMLGPLSEECQPEPVAAAGEAQPAALIYTTGTTGQPKGVMLSHRNLLFIAAVSSQLRGLAPQDRAYGVLPITHVYGLASVMLGTLYAGASLQLVPRFSAEALLSTLREGRLTILQGVPAMYARLLELQGGQPLRTALRFIYAGGSPLAPSLKADVEKLLGLPLHNGYGMTESSPTISQTRLDAPRSDTSVGFAIPGVETRVVDEAGNEARAGEAGELWVRGPNVMLGYYREPELTQAVMRPGGWLNTGDMARQEADGALFIVGRTKELIIRSGFNVYPLEVETVLNAHPAVSQSAVVGRSAPDGNEEVVAFVELDPRHTVRDDELRAWLARSLSPYKCPSEIVVMPALPAASTGKILKGQLRQLAQDMPRSTS; via the coding sequence GTGATCGACTTGCAGGCCCTCCCCGCGCGCATCAGCGCCATTCCCTGCCGCTGGGCGGAAGTGGCGCCCCACGCGCCTGCCCTGCACGAAGACGGGCGAACGGTCAGCTACGCGGAATTATGGGCAGCGATCCAGGCGACTGCGGAAGGCCTGCGCGCGCAGGGCATAAGGCCTGGCGACCGCCTCATGCTGGTGAGCGAGAACTGCGCTGCCCAGGTGGCGCTGATCTTCGCGGCGTCCCTGTGCGACGCCTGGATAGTGCTCGTCAACGCACGCCTGTCGGCGCGCGAGGTGGACCAGATCCGCAGCCATTCGGGCGCGCGGCGCGTCGTCTACACCAGCGCAGTATCGGCCGAAGCCCGCGCTCATGGCGAGCGCCATGGCGCTCTTTCAGGCGCCGCTCCTTTTGGCGGCAGCTGGATGCTTGGCCCGCTCAGCGAAGAATGCCAGCCGGAGCCCGTGGCGGCAGCGGGCGAAGCGCAGCCTGCGGCGCTGATCTACACCACCGGCACCACGGGCCAGCCCAAGGGCGTGATGCTCTCGCACCGCAACCTGCTTTTCATTGCCGCCGTGTCGAGCCAACTGCGCGGACTGGCGCCGCAGGACCGCGCCTATGGCGTGCTGCCCATCACGCATGTGTACGGCCTCGCTTCCGTCATGCTCGGCACCCTCTACGCTGGCGCGAGCCTTCAGCTTGTGCCGCGCTTTTCCGCCGAAGCCCTGCTGTCCACGCTGCGCGAAGGCCGCCTGACCATCCTGCAGGGGGTTCCGGCCATGTATGCCCGCCTGCTGGAGCTGCAGGGCGGGCAGCCGCTGCGCACGGCGCTGCGCTTCATCTATGCGGGCGGTTCTCCCCTCGCGCCAAGCCTGAAAGCGGACGTGGAAAAGCTGCTAGGGCTTCCCCTGCACAATGGCTACGGCATGACGGAGAGCTCGCCCACCATCAGCCAGACCAGGCTCGATGCGCCGCGCAGCGACACCTCCGTGGGCTTTGCCATTCCCGGCGTGGAAACGCGCGTCGTCGACGAAGCGGGAAACGAAGCAAGGGCTGGCGAGGCTGGTGAACTGTGGGTGCGCGGGCCGAACGTCATGCTCGGCTACTACCGCGAACCTGAGCTGACCCAGGCTGTCATGCGCCCTGGCGGCTGGCTGAATACCGGCGACATGGCGCGGCAGGAGGCGGACGGCGCCCTCTTCATCGTAGGGCGCACGAAGGAGCTGATCATCCGCTCCGGCTTCAACGTCTACCCGCTGGAAGTGGAGACCGTGCTGAATGCCCACCCCGCCGTGAGCCAGTCCGCCGTGGTGGGCCGCTCCGCTCCGGACGGGAACGAGGAAGTGGTGGCCTTCGTGGAGCTTGACCCGCGCCACACAGTGCGCGACGATGAACTCCGCGCCTGGCTGGCGCGCTCGCTGTCCCCCTACAAATGCCCGAGCGAAATCGTGGTGATGCCCGCACTGCCCGCAGCATCCACGGGGAAGATTCTGAAAGGCCAGCTGCGGCAGCTGGCGCAGGACATGCCGCGTTCGACCTCATGA
- a CDS encoding ABC transporter substrate-binding protein → MNNTFKRLALAAALAAGLASAHAEEFLVGAELPLTGSLARVGAGMQEGIMVAAEVFNRNSKHKIKIATVDDESAPAKAIAAVEKLASQGAVAITGGYGSNNIAPASDAANKLGIVYITSGGVDDSLVSSGRKNFFRINNTAGYEKAVLGLFSDMGVKKVSIIYSTKDATSDLAKSVQKALEAKGVAVAEHSFDPAITDFKPIVNKVRLQDKPDVIFMVGYENDYVGILRAARVLKPQVKAMVGVWSLATPKMAAEFPDLMPNVYGTALLPFPATFTTEDGKNFADTYKKMYNKEPDYLGQFGYVQSMLLFEAIARAADKGTVKKGGIAEELRKTDRDTLIGRVQFGANGDNLNFSHRMGQHQGKNIVIVWPKEHATGKMAYPALPW, encoded by the coding sequence ATGAACAACACATTCAAACGCCTCGCCCTCGCCGCAGCGCTGGCCGCCGGACTCGCCAGCGCCCATGCCGAGGAATTCCTGGTCGGCGCGGAGCTGCCCCTTACCGGCTCCCTGGCCCGCGTGGGCGCGGGCATGCAGGAAGGGATCATGGTGGCCGCCGAGGTCTTCAACCGCAACAGCAAACACAAGATCAAAATCGCCACCGTGGACGACGAATCCGCGCCTGCCAAGGCGATTGCCGCCGTCGAGAAGCTGGCCAGCCAGGGCGCGGTGGCGATCACCGGCGGCTACGGATCGAACAATATCGCTCCGGCCTCCGACGCGGCGAACAAGCTGGGCATCGTCTACATCACCTCCGGCGGGGTGGACGACAGCCTCGTCTCCAGCGGGCGCAAGAACTTCTTCCGCATTAATAACACGGCAGGTTACGAGAAGGCCGTTCTGGGCCTGTTCAGCGACATGGGCGTGAAGAAGGTGTCCATCATCTATTCGACCAAGGACGCCACCTCCGACCTGGCCAAATCGGTCCAGAAGGCGCTGGAAGCCAAGGGCGTCGCCGTGGCGGAGCATTCCTTCGACCCCGCCATCACCGACTTCAAGCCCATCGTCAACAAGGTGCGCCTGCAGGACAAGCCGGACGTGATCTTCATGGTGGGCTACGAGAACGACTATGTCGGCATCCTGCGCGCGGCGCGCGTGCTGAAGCCGCAGGTGAAGGCCATGGTGGGCGTATGGTCGCTGGCGACGCCAAAGATGGCCGCCGAATTCCCCGACCTTATGCCCAATGTCTACGGTACCGCCCTTCTGCCCTTCCCCGCCACGTTCACAACGGAAGACGGCAAGAACTTCGCCGACACCTACAAGAAGATGTACAACAAGGAGCCGGACTACCTGGGCCAGTTCGGCTACGTGCAGTCCATGCTGCTGTTCGAGGCCATCGCGCGCGCGGCCGACAAGGGCACGGTGAAGAAAGGCGGCATCGCCGAAGAGCTGCGCAAGACCGACCGCGACACCCTGATCGGCCGCGTGCAGTTCGGCGCCAACGGCGACAACCTGAACTTCAGCCACCGCATGGGCCAGCACCAGGGCAAGAACATCGTGATCGTGTGGCCCAAGGAGCACGCCACCGGAAAGATGGCCTATCCGGCCCTTCCCTGGTAA
- a CDS encoding branched-chain amino acid ABC transporter permease encodes MGELIAQALYSGLLQGGSYALIALGLALVFGTMRIINLAHGELVLLAAYIAYTMESKLGLGPVAAIPVALVVVCVASSTVYLLVSRIREDREINSLILTFGIGVILTNLILLVWSADVRSTSSSWLQEAFVLGPLYSMRSEVLFFGVSLAMMGGLWWWLSRSWYGRAVRAVSSNRDAAKLMGIDPGRTELVSFIVAGVLAAFAGVALFSYGVIQPAYGAALTVKAFIITVLAGVGSIPGVLLGAVLLGVAEALTVTLASSALQELAGMALFLLVLFVMPNGLFGAAGRRG; translated from the coding sequence ATGGGGGAACTGATCGCGCAAGCCCTGTATTCGGGCCTGCTGCAAGGCGGCTCGTACGCGCTCATTGCGCTGGGATTGGCGCTGGTGTTCGGCACCATGCGCATCATTAATCTCGCCCACGGAGAACTGGTGCTGCTGGCGGCCTATATCGCCTATACCATGGAGTCGAAGCTCGGCCTCGGGCCCGTGGCGGCGATTCCTGTGGCGCTTGTGGTGGTGTGCGTTGCCTCCAGCACCGTCTATCTGCTGGTCAGCCGCATTCGCGAGGACCGCGAGATCAATTCTCTGATCCTTACCTTCGGCATCGGTGTCATTCTTACCAACCTGATTCTGCTGGTCTGGTCCGCCGACGTGCGCTCCACCAGTTCCAGCTGGCTGCAAGAAGCCTTCGTCCTCGGTCCCCTTTACAGCATGCGCAGCGAAGTGCTGTTCTTCGGCGTCAGCCTGGCGATGATGGGAGGCCTGTGGTGGTGGCTCTCGCGCAGCTGGTACGGCCGCGCGGTGCGTGCCGTGTCCAGCAACCGCGACGCGGCGAAGCTGATGGGCATCGATCCCGGACGCACCGAGCTTGTGTCCTTCATTGTGGCGGGCGTGCTGGCCGCCTTCGCCGGCGTTGCGCTGTTCAGCTACGGCGTCATTCAGCCTGCCTACGGCGCGGCGCTCACGGTCAAGGCTTTCATCATCACCGTGCTGGCAGGCGTAGGCTCCATTCCCGGCGTGCTGCTGGGCGCCGTCCTGCTTGGCGTAGCCGAAGCGCTGACGGTGACGCTGGCCAGTTCCGCCCTGCAGGAACTGGCGGGCATGGCCCTCTTCCTGCTGGTGCTGTTCGTCATGCCCAATGGGCTCTTCGGCGCGGCCGGGAGGCGAGGATGA
- a CDS encoding branched-chain amino acid ABC transporter permease: protein MNRIAIAALLGAYVLVPLLLGSNNYVMSLIVAALVIGGVALAWALLGNLGGMVSFGHSAFVGVGAYTSALLTLKAGLPVLAGLLAGGIGAAVAALAMLPVLRLRGPYFALAILAYAHIFKILATEWSTVTGGAGGVSNIPSFPVLAGVDFGTKTGAYFIGLTIVTLFAFAYQRIRASHYGIALRAMHGSEDATRVVGVNSTLLKAAMLLVSAFMAGVMGAFNAHYINFLEPDYAFAGLWVTLPIVAAIFGGYRTIAGPLLGAMVVYLVDQLVFKSLIPTGHQLVLGALLVAMIIFSPRGLLPLLRGKKHA, encoded by the coding sequence ATGAACAGGATTGCCATCGCGGCGCTGCTGGGCGCCTATGTGCTGGTGCCCTTGCTGCTCGGGTCCAATAACTACGTCATGAGCCTGATCGTCGCTGCGCTGGTGATCGGCGGCGTGGCGCTGGCCTGGGCGCTGCTCGGCAACCTCGGGGGCATGGTGAGTTTCGGTCATTCCGCTTTCGTTGGCGTGGGCGCCTATACCTCCGCGCTCCTGACTCTCAAGGCCGGGCTGCCCGTGCTTGCAGGCTTGCTGGCAGGCGGCATCGGCGCTGCCGTGGCAGCGCTCGCGATGCTGCCGGTGCTGCGGCTGCGCGGCCCCTACTTCGCGCTGGCCATTCTCGCCTATGCGCATATCTTCAAGATTCTGGCCACGGAATGGAGCACGGTCACGGGCGGTGCTGGCGGCGTGTCGAACATCCCTTCCTTCCCGGTGCTTGCAGGCGTGGACTTCGGCACCAAGACCGGCGCCTACTTCATCGGCCTCACCATCGTTACGCTGTTCGCCTTCGCCTACCAGCGCATCCGCGCCAGCCACTACGGCATTGCATTGCGCGCCATGCACGGCAGCGAGGACGCGACACGTGTGGTGGGCGTCAACAGCACGCTGCTGAAAGCGGCCATGCTGCTGGTATCGGCCTTTATGGCGGGGGTGATGGGGGCCTTCAATGCGCACTACATCAATTTCCTCGAACCGGATTACGCCTTTGCGGGCCTGTGGGTCACGCTGCCCATCGTGGCGGCCATTTTCGGCGGCTACCGCACCATTGCCGGGCCGCTGCTGGGCGCGATGGTGGTCTACCTCGTCGACCAGCTGGTGTTCAAGTCCCTGATCCCCACGGGCCACCAGCTCGTGCTTGGCGCGCTGCTGGTGGCGATGATCATCTTCAGCCCGCGCGGCCTGCTGCCGCTCCTGCGAGGCAAGAAACATGCTTGA
- a CDS encoding ABC transporter ATP-binding protein, whose protein sequence is MLELDNLSVRFGGLTAVNTVSLKVGSEDVVGLVGPNGAGKTTLFNAISGLVRPSSGAISFHGKSILRTPMHQRARLGIGRTFQIPQPMHELTVRENLIVAQRFGTGKVNERRIDEVLDFTGLADKAERHAATELALTELKALEVAKALATNPSLLLLDEVLAGLETHGKRRFMGMLKDLHARFKVGILIIEHDIETISALCPRVAVLNFGQLIADGAPDAVFRDPEVVRSYTGAAHA, encoded by the coding sequence ATGCTTGAACTGGACAATCTCTCCGTGCGCTTCGGCGGCCTCACGGCCGTCAATACCGTTTCGCTGAAAGTGGGCAGCGAGGACGTGGTGGGACTGGTCGGCCCGAATGGCGCAGGCAAGACCACGCTCTTCAACGCCATTTCGGGGCTGGTTCGCCCCAGCAGCGGCGCCATCTCCTTCCATGGCAAAAGCATCCTGCGCACCCCCATGCACCAGCGGGCCCGCCTCGGCATCGGCCGCACCTTCCAGATTCCCCAGCCCATGCACGAGCTGACCGTGCGGGAGAACCTCATCGTGGCCCAGCGCTTCGGCACCGGCAAGGTGAACGAACGCCGCATCGACGAGGTGCTGGACTTCACCGGCCTTGCGGACAAGGCGGAGCGCCATGCGGCCACCGAACTGGCGCTGACCGAACTGAAGGCGCTCGAAGTGGCCAAGGCGCTCGCCACGAACCCCTCTCTCCTGCTGCTGGACGAAGTGCTGGCCGGACTCGAAACGCACGGCAAACGGCGCTTCATGGGCATGCTGAAGGACCTGCATGCGCGTTTCAAGGTGGGCATCCTCATCATCGAGCACGATATCGAGACCATCAGCGCCCTGTGCCCGCGCGTGGCCGTGCTGAATTTCGGCCAGCTGATCGCGGACGGCGCTCCGGACGCCGTCTTCCGCGATCCCGAAGTGGTTCGGAGCTATACCGGAGCTGCCCATGCTTGA
- a CDS encoding ABC transporter ATP-binding protein yields MLELLNVCAGYGAINVLWDVSLTMARGQLTTIIGPNGAGKTTLLRAIMGLLPLTNGEIRLDGQRIDSTPAWRMSDAGVAMIPEGRMVFRDMSVEENLIMGAFNRAHRAHVKQRLESSYDMFPRLRERRRQLAGSLSGGEAQMLAMARGLMSDPRLLIVDEPSLGLAPVVVTELFEILKRLKQDGRTIVLVEQNTERAVGVADHVYLMQGGKAVLSQPASETDLAQLHEAYFAR; encoded by the coding sequence ATGCTTGAACTGCTCAATGTATGCGCAGGCTACGGCGCCATCAATGTGCTGTGGGACGTATCGCTCACGATGGCGCGCGGCCAGCTCACCACCATCATCGGCCCCAACGGCGCGGGCAAGACGACGCTCCTGCGCGCCATCATGGGCCTGCTGCCGCTCACGAACGGCGAAATCCGCCTCGACGGCCAGCGCATCGACAGCACGCCCGCCTGGCGCATGTCCGACGCGGGCGTGGCCATGATTCCTGAAGGCCGCATGGTGTTCCGCGACATGAGCGTGGAAGAAAACCTCATCATGGGCGCCTTCAACAGGGCGCACCGCGCACACGTGAAGCAGCGGCTGGAATCGTCCTACGACATGTTCCCACGCCTGCGCGAGCGCCGCAGGCAGCTGGCCGGATCGCTTTCGGGCGGCGAGGCGCAGATGCTGGCCATGGCGCGCGGCCTCATGTCCGACCCGCGCCTGCTGATCGTGGACGAGCCTTCGCTTGGCCTGGCGCCCGTGGTGGTGACGGAACTGTTCGAGATTCTGAAGCGCCTGAAGCAGGACGGCCGCACCATTGTGCTGGTGGAGCAGAACACGGAACGCGCAGTGGGCGTGGCCGATCACGTCTACCTCATGCAGGGCGGAAAAGCCGTACTCTCCCAGCCCGCCTCCGAAACCGACCTTGCGCAGCTGCACGAAGCCTATTTCGCGCGCTGA
- a CDS encoding helix-turn-helix domain-containing protein: MEKNDSAKGIVDPAGAAQRFAVRRHAPSAALAPFVEFFWIVEWDMRGREPQTQRVLPYPNAHIAFEPGLTGLYGVVQGPFDKHLEGEGRVLGARFRPGGLRPWLSGPVSSLSGRTVTLDEAFGIDGACAEKAVLAQPDDPGMIAVAEEFLAPLARRSAPDPRVAHAEAAVKAAEAEHGPVSVAELAQVAGVSERGLQRLFHDYVGVPPKWVVQRFRLQEAMWRLARPGTPDLTELALELGFFDQSHLTRHFTALVGKPPLEYWKSQRAK, translated from the coding sequence TTGGAAAAAAACGACAGCGCGAAAGGCATTGTGGACCCGGCCGGGGCAGCGCAGCGCTTCGCAGTGCGCAGGCACGCTCCGTCAGCGGCGTTGGCGCCTTTCGTGGAGTTCTTCTGGATCGTGGAATGGGACATGCGGGGACGCGAGCCGCAGACCCAGCGCGTGCTGCCTTACCCCAACGCGCACATTGCCTTCGAGCCTGGTCTGACAGGCCTCTACGGCGTGGTGCAGGGGCCATTCGACAAGCATCTTGAGGGCGAGGGCCGAGTGCTCGGTGCACGGTTCCGGCCCGGAGGCCTGCGTCCCTGGCTCTCGGGCCCCGTATCTTCGCTGAGCGGCCGCACGGTGACGCTGGATGAGGCCTTCGGCATCGACGGCGCCTGCGCGGAAAAGGCAGTGCTGGCGCAGCCGGATGACCCGGGAATGATCGCAGTGGCCGAGGAGTTCCTTGCACCCCTGGCTCGCCGCAGCGCCCCCGATCCGCGTGTGGCGCATGCGGAAGCCGCCGTGAAGGCGGCGGAGGCGGAACACGGTCCCGTGTCGGTCGCCGAGCTGGCGCAGGTGGCGGGCGTGAGCGAAAGGGGCCTGCAGCGCCTCTTCCATGACTATGTTGGCGTGCCGCCCAAATGGGTGGTGCAGCGTTTCCGGCTTCAGGAAGCCATGTGGCGCCTGGCGCGGCCTGGCACGCCGGACCTGACCGAATTGGCGCTGGAACTGGGTTTCTTCGACCAGTCCCACCTCACGCGCCACTTCACGGCGCTGGTGGGCAAACCGCCGCTGGAATACTGGAAGTCTCAGCGCGCGAAATAG
- a CDS encoding DUF3224 domain-containing protein yields the protein MKQIIASVGLAAFCIGSAAALEAKGSFDITLKPVKAEQRDGDSRGRMLFDKRFSGGLSGESDGEMLTAGSPSKGKAGYVALERFHGTLDGREGSFVMQHSGIMDTGREELSIHIVPDSGTGQLAGIRGTATIIRTGGKHFYTLSYTLP from the coding sequence ATGAAACAAATCATTGCATCGGTGGGACTGGCAGCGTTCTGCATTGGCAGCGCGGCAGCCCTGGAAGCCAAGGGCTCCTTCGATATCACCTTGAAACCCGTGAAGGCCGAGCAGCGCGACGGCGATTCGCGCGGCCGCATGCTGTTCGACAAGCGCTTCAGCGGCGGCCTGTCCGGCGAGAGCGACGGGGAGATGCTGACGGCGGGTTCACCGTCCAAAGGCAAGGCGGGCTACGTGGCCCTCGAACGCTTCCACGGAACACTGGATGGCCGTGAAGGCAGCTTCGTGATGCAGCATTCCGGAATCATGGATACCGGCCGCGAAGAGCTGAGCATCCACATCGTGCCCGATTCCGGCACCGGCCAGCTGGCGGGCATCCGCGGCACGGCAACCATCATCCGTACGGGCGGCAAGCATTTCTATACGCTGAGCTACACCCTGCCCTGA
- a CDS encoding gamma-glutamyl-gamma-aminobutyrate hydrolase family protein: MSGEQDQRQHDRRDSDRAQHRRREDVPRYLDPGDTVFSLWGRIIKARYQRIAAAATRHIMQRPLRIGISARIFHPEPGATGLRSKNLQYLEESIAQWVMSRDVLVFMIPTVNTDGLLHPSNIRLRDYARHLDGLVLQGGADVSPQSYSEVPTRPEWSGDRARDMYELELLHEFVEAGKPILGICRGCQLINVAFGGTLYQDIATDVPEAMAHVHADYDRHRHEIVLPEGSSLSRMLKGAKRGLVNSIHHQAVKTLGRDMSAEALSYPDQMVEAIRYRKAPFVVGLQWHPEFHRAGGEELLDCTGVLDNFLRVARETRF; this comes from the coding sequence ATGAGCGGCGAGCAAGACCAGCGCCAGCACGACCGGCGCGACAGCGACCGCGCGCAGCATCGCCGCAGGGAGGACGTGCCGCGCTATCTCGATCCCGGCGACACGGTATTCAGCCTGTGGGGCCGGATCATCAAGGCGCGCTACCAGCGCATTGCGGCGGCGGCCACCCGCCATATCATGCAGCGTCCCCTGCGCATCGGCATCTCGGCGCGCATCTTCCATCCCGAGCCGGGAGCGACGGGGCTGCGCAGCAAGAACCTGCAATATCTGGAAGAGTCCATTGCGCAGTGGGTGATGTCGCGCGATGTGCTGGTGTTCATGATCCCCACCGTGAACACGGATGGCCTGCTCCACCCTTCCAATATCCGCCTGCGCGACTACGCCCGCCACCTGGACGGCCTGGTGCTGCAAGGCGGCGCGGACGTGTCGCCGCAGAGTTATTCCGAAGTGCCCACGCGGCCCGAATGGAGCGGCGACCGCGCGCGCGACATGTACGAACTGGAGCTGCTGCACGAATTCGTGGAAGCAGGCAAACCCATTCTCGGCATCTGCCGCGGGTGCCAGCTGATCAACGTGGCCTTCGGCGGTACGCTGTACCAGGACATCGCCACCGATGTGCCGGAGGCGATGGCGCACGTGCATGCCGACTACGACCGCCACCGCCACGAGATCGTGCTGCCGGAAGGCTCATCCCTGAGTCGCATGCTGAAGGGCGCCAAGCGCGGGCTGGTCAACTCCATCCACCACCAGGCCGTGAAGACACTGGGGCGCGACATGTCGGCCGAGGCGCTGTCCTATCCGGACCAGATGGTGGAAGCCATCCGCTACCGCAAGGCGCCCTTTGTGGTGGGCCTGCAATGGCATCCCGAATTCCACCGCGCAGGCGGCGAGGAACTTCTGGATTGCACCGGAGTCCTCGACAACTTCCTGCGCGTGGCGCGCGAAACGCGGTTCTAG
- a CDS encoding ester cyclase — protein MTTAEHNKKLVRALYEDCINTGNLDQLEVLIAPDFTGARGERGPREFRATIEAVLTGFPGVRFEIHDLFGEGDRVAVRWTFRAVHGGRFVGLSPSHAEVAQEGNVIYQVRDGRIVRAWLQADRLGVLQQIGAVPRSFAESKPV, from the coding sequence ATGACGACCGCTGAACACAACAAGAAACTCGTTCGCGCACTGTACGAGGACTGCATCAACACGGGGAACCTGGATCAGCTGGAAGTGCTGATCGCGCCGGACTTTACGGGGGCGCGTGGCGAACGGGGGCCGAGAGAATTCCGCGCGACGATCGAAGCGGTGCTGACCGGATTCCCCGGTGTGCGCTTCGAGATCCACGACCTGTTTGGCGAAGGCGACAGGGTGGCGGTTCGCTGGACCTTCCGTGCGGTCCACGGCGGCCGCTTCGTCGGCCTGTCGCCCAGCCACGCTGAAGTAGCGCAGGAGGGCAACGTGATCTACCAGGTGCGCGACGGGCGGATCGTGCGTGCCTGGCTGCAGGCGGATCGCCTGGGCGTGCTGCAACAGATAGGCGCCGTGCCCCGTTCCTTCGCCGAGAGCAAACCGGTCTAG